AACCGAGGCCTCCAGCCTGGTACCCAACGGCTATTTCCAGCTAGAAACGGGAGCACAGTTTGAAAGAAACGAATACGGAGATTTGGTAGGCAAAGAATGGCTATACCCCCAGGCACTGGTGCGGGTGGGCATCTCCTCCATAGTAGAGTTTCGCGCCGAAGGGACCTTCAGACGCCAGCAGACCTGGTCTGGCGACCAGCTGGCCTACCAGCGCAAGGGACTGAGCACCGTGCGAGTGGGGTCAAAAGTGAACGTACTGCAAGAGAAGGGCTTGGTACCTGAACTGTCTCTTTTGCTCATGTTGGAGCTGCCCTTGGGCAAAGAAGGGTACAAACCTGAAAACGTAGCACCAGAGTTCAAACTACTGCTTTCCAACCACCTCACAGACAGGATTCAGCTGCAGTACAACGTTGGCTACAGAAAAGAGCCTGAGTACGGTGAAATGGAAGAAAAAATCCAGTACTCGGCTACTTTGAGCGGCAAACTAACGGATAGGATTTCTCTGTTTGGGGAGTATTTTGGCGAAAAGACCAACACCAATTCTGAAAACAACATTGACGGCGGCCTGCAGTTCTTGATTTTACCCAACCTGCAAATAGACGCGATCATAGGGACCAATCTTTCTCTGGACGTTCCCAATTTCTTTACCGGCGTCGGCCTTAGCCTGCGTCTGCCTCAGTAAGCAGCAAGAAACTGACCTCTACCCTTATGCCGCTAGAAACCGATTTTGTTGTAGAAACCGATCGCCTAACCTTAAGTAGGGTCACGCCCGCAGACGCTCCGTTTATCTTAGAGATCGTCAACAGTCCGGGCTGGCTAATGTACATAGGAGACAGGAACGTGCACACGCTGGAACAGGCCCATTTTTACATGGAGAACGCCTACTTCGGCAAATACCGGCTGCAGGGCTTCGGCATGTATCTGGTGCGCCGGAAGGAAGACCAGGCGGCCATGGGACTGTGTGGGTTGGTGCAACGCGAGTATCTACCGGGCCCAGACCTGGGCTATGCGTTTTTGCCTGGTTTTGGCGGAAAGGGATACGCCACCGAAGCGGCCCAAGGGGTGCTCACCTACGCCCGGGAAGAACTCAAAATCCCCCGCCTACTGGCCATGACCCTGCCAGACAATCACGCTTCCATCCGGTTGCTAGAGAAGCTTGGGTTTAGGTTCAACAACACGCTGCAGGACCCCAACACCCAGGAAGACCTGAACTTGTACAAGAAAGAGCTCTTGTCATGAAACGCAAAAGGCCACCAGAAAACTGGTGGCCTTTTGTTAGTATGGACTCTAGGAAATTTAGCGCTTTACCTCTACCGGATGGTCTTCCAGCTGGGCGTAGTGCAGTTTCCAAGCGCCTTTGTCGTTCTTTTTCCAAATCAGCATGTAGTTGCCTTCGCCCTGGCCTCTTGGCAATTCGCGGCTTTCTGGGATTACATCAACGGTGAAAGTACCACCTTCAAAGGCAATTTTTTCATCGGCGCCTGTGCTGATGGCAGACGTTCTCAGGTTCTCAATCGTCCCCATGGTCTCGCGTACCCATTTCTGGGACACTTCGCTTTTTCCGTTGAAATGTACCTCGCCTTGCACAAAGTGGGCGTCTTCGGCCAGTAGGGTATCTAGCTGGGTAGAGTTTTTGCTGTTCCAGGCGCCAATAAACTGTTGGCTGAGTGTAGAAACGTTGAAGGGTTCTTTTTCTTCCATCTTGGTACAGGAAGAGAAACCTACTAACAGCACTACCAAGAACATTAACATATTTGATTTCATAGAATCGGGTTTTAGTGATGGATATGCCTCATACTCCTTTTAAATATTAGGAGTTTCAAATATTTTACGATTTGGGTAAGAAAAAAGCCCAAGCACAGGGCCTGGGCTTTCTAATTTTAAGCGGTATCGCTTACCAGCTCTTTCTTCTGTACTCTGTGTTAGAGTAAGGCTTAGAATAGTCACCGTAGTCTTCGTTCGGCAAAAAGGCCATGTTGTCCATGCTCATGATCTGTGGCTGGCCGGCAGTATAGCCCGTGTAGGCCATGGTAGCGGCGGGGGCAGCAACGGCAGCAGCTTTAGTAGTTGATGCTTTTCTGCTTGATCCGGCAGATCTGTTAGAAGAACTATAGGCATAGGCTCTGTTAGCGGCAACGTTTCTGTTGAACTCGGCTACACGCTCAGCCTCTCTTTTCTTTTGTTTGTTGTCAATGATCTTACCAACCCCATACCCAACGGCGGCTCCACCAACACCACCCACTACACCACCTACGGCGCGGTTTCTTTTGTGAATGATGGCCCCGGCAGCAGCTCCGGTAACACCGCCAATCACGGCACCTTTCGCTTGTGGGCTCCACTTTTTATCTTGTGCTTGAACAGATCCGCTTACTAGTAAAGCAATCATCAACACCAGGCTTAACATTACATTTACCTTTTTCATAACAGTTTCTTTTATTGTGGGAGATGTTTTTTCATTCACTCTGTTGTGGTTGACCTTATTTCAAGTTCCGTGCCAATTTCTTGCAGAGCGTTTAAATCTTTTTGTTTCGTTCTGACAGTCATTATTCAAGTACCGTGCCAAAAAGCTAATGCGCGTTACCTACCATCAGAAGGCTTATACTCCCTACACTGCATTTTAGATGCGTGCACAAGCCCCTACACTGGTCCATTCTCTCTGTTTGGGAGTTTTTATTTCGATTAAAACATACGCTTACCTTCCTGACTATTAACCTTCTACCCGAATCCATTCCTTAACAGACCAGGTACTTTATAATATAGAATTTAATATATTCTAGTACCTTAGGCTACACAATTTCTGGCAAAGCAAGGAATTACTTTATTATAAGAAGTAAAACAAATAATTGCTTGCCCGCTCAGTCTCACGTATGGAAAACACTGAAGAATACGCCCTGTTTGGGAAAATGACGGCCCAGCCCGGCCAACGCGAAGCACTCCTTTCTATCTTGCTGCAGGCGGCTCAACTGGTCTCCACCGCAAAAGGGTGCCACCAATACCTGGTTTACAAAGACACCCAGCACCAGGACTGTATCTGGATAAGCGAGATTTGGGACAGTAAAGCCGATCATGACGCCTCTTTGACTATTGCGGGCTGTAAGGAATTGATCATGCAGGCCATGCCCCTGCTGGCGGGCAAACCTGAAAGAACTGAATTGACGTTGTCGGGAGGCAAGCGCTAACTGACAGGTAACCTTAACAATCCTCCTTTTCACATGAGCGTAAGAAATCTCTGGCTGCTGCTGGCCATGCCTTTGTTTTTGGCTTGTTCTGGCCAAAAGAGCCCAAAAACGGATGACGTAGCAAAACTGAACCAACTGGCGGCAGAATACGTGCAACTCGGTTTAGGCATTGGCCAATATGATCCGGACTTTGTTGATGCTTATTACGGGCCAGACTCCTTAAAACCAACCGGACCCAAGCAGCCCACGTTCCCCAAAGACACCCTGCTGGTACAGGTTCATCATTTGCTTGGCCAGTTGAAGCCCTACACCACCGCAGAAACACCAGACAGCCTAAGAACGCGCGCCCACTGGATCTCTCAGCAATTGGTAGCCTTCGGGCGCCGCATCAAGATTATTTCTGGCGAGTACGCTTCCTTTGACGAAGAATCCAAGGACCTGTTTGGTGTGGTGGCTCCGCACTTCCCTGAGGGCACTTTTCCCGGCATTGTGAAGCAGTTGGACAGCCTGTTGCTAGGTTCCGGCACGGTGCAGGAGCGGTATCAGAAACTGGCCAGCAGTTTCTACCTTCCCAAAACCAAACTGGATACCGTCTTCAAAACCGCCGTGGCTGAAGCCCGCCGCCGTACGCTGCAGCATTTTCAGCTTCCGGCGCAAGAGTCCTTTGTGATTGAATATGTCACCAACAAGCCCTGGTCTGGCTACAACTGGTACAAAGGCTATCAGCAGAGCGTGATTCAAGTGAACACAGACCTTCCCAAGAGCATCAATGACGCCATTCTACTGGCCTGCCATGAAGGCTACCCGGGCCACCACGTGTACAATGCCCTGCTGGAGAAAAACCTGTACCAAGACCAAGGCGGCATTGAAATATCACTGTATCCGTTGTTCAGTCCGCAGTCGTTTATTGCCGAGGGCAGCGCCAACTACGGCGTAAGCGTGGCCTTTCCGCCCGCCGAACACCAGCGCTACGCCCGGGAAGTCTTGTTACCTTTGGCTGGCCTGGATACGACTCACCTAAGCCTCTACTACAAGGCCAGCGCCTTAATGGGCAAACTCAACTACGTGCGAAATGAGGTAGGCAGAAAACTTCTGGCCGGTACCATCACCCAGGCCCAGGCTGCGCAGCAACTGGTAGCGGAAGGCCTTTATGAAAAAGCATCGGCTGAGAAATCAGTAGACTTCATCCAAAAATACCGCAGCTACGTGATTAACTACAACTATGGCCAGGACCTGGTGAAGCAGTACATTGAGACCCAGGGCGGCACCGCCTCAGCCACAGACAAGCGCTGGCAATTGTTTGGTGAACTCCTCAGCAACCAGGTCACGCCCACCGACTTGCTCCAGAAAACAAAATAGTCTGGTACTTCTATCTACCTAATTGCTTTCCTTA
The nucleotide sequence above comes from Nibribacter ruber. Encoded proteins:
- a CDS encoding YybH family protein, which gives rise to MKSNMLMFLVVLLVGFSSCTKMEEKEPFNVSTLSQQFIGAWNSKNSTQLDTLLAEDAHFVQGEVHFNGKSEVSQKWVRETMGTIENLRTSAISTGADEKIAFEGGTFTVDVIPESRELPRGQGEGNYMLIWKKNDKGAWKLHYAQLEDHPVEVKR
- a CDS encoding GNAT family N-acetyltransferase codes for the protein MPLETDFVVETDRLTLSRVTPADAPFILEIVNSPGWLMYIGDRNVHTLEQAHFYMENAYFGKYRLQGFGMYLVRRKEDQAAMGLCGLVQREYLPGPDLGYAFLPGFGGKGYATEAAQGVLTYAREELKIPRLLAMTLPDNHASIRLLEKLGFRFNNTLQDPNTQEDLNLYKKELLS
- a CDS encoding glycine zipper domain-containing protein, producing the protein MKKVNVMLSLVLMIALLVSGSVQAQDKKWSPQAKGAVIGGVTGAAAGAIIHKRNRAVGGVVGGVGGAAVGYGVGKIIDNKQKKREAERVAEFNRNVAANRAYAYSSSNRSAGSSRKASTTKAAAVAAPAATMAYTGYTAGQPQIMSMDNMAFLPNEDYGDYSKPYSNTEYRRKSW
- a CDS encoding putative quinol monooxygenase; this encodes MENTEEYALFGKMTAQPGQREALLSILLQAAQLVSTAKGCHQYLVYKDTQHQDCIWISEIWDSKADHDASLTIAGCKELIMQAMPLLAGKPERTELTLSGGKR
- a CDS encoding transporter, translating into MSKMGAEFFTFGVKSNSIFYSMKKASLLLFFLLVQLTVFAQEAAEQEFETDRPSKTEASSLVPNGYFQLETGAQFERNEYGDLVGKEWLYPQALVRVGISSIVEFRAEGTFRRQQTWSGDQLAYQRKGLSTVRVGSKVNVLQEKGLVPELSLLLMLELPLGKEGYKPENVAPEFKLLLSNHLTDRIQLQYNVGYRKEPEYGEMEEKIQYSATLSGKLTDRISLFGEYFGEKTNTNSENNIDGGLQFLILPNLQIDAIIGTNLSLDVPNFFTGVGLSLRLPQ